Proteins from a genomic interval of Desulfitibacter alkalitolerans DSM 16504:
- a CDS encoding rod shape-determining protein, giving the protein MVTGGVKTVGIDLGSANTLIYVQNKGIVLREPSVVSIDTNDGSLVAVGKEAKAMIGKNPKNIQVIRPLRDGVIADFDITRIMIKHFLRSVLNNFSIRSPWVIISIPYGITDIERRAVMEAAQQSGAKKTLLIEEPLAAAIGAGLSVEEPSGHMIVNIGAGTSEIAVISLGGIVTAASLKAAGDALDMAIYNHLKKTYRVEIGLITAENFKIQFGDAYNASEETAHIRGIDLKTGLPIAKEVSLREINSVIQDTLRDLILAIRKVFENTPPQLASDIIEKGIVLTGGGANLKNLDKYISSKVKLAVVIPPEPEDCVALGTGKITKNTKILTRISLMGYQNFP; this is encoded by the coding sequence ATGGTTACTGGTGGAGTTAAAACTGTTGGCATAGATCTAGGGTCTGCCAATACTCTCATATATGTACAGAATAAGGGCATAGTACTGCGTGAGCCATCTGTAGTTTCCATTGATACCAATGACGGATCTCTAGTAGCAGTAGGCAAGGAAGCTAAAGCCATGATTGGGAAAAACCCTAAAAATATTCAGGTGATTAGGCCTCTACGTGATGGTGTAATAGCTGACTTTGATATAACACGCATTATGATCAAGCATTTTCTCAGGTCTGTACTTAACAATTTTTCCATTAGAAGCCCCTGGGTTATTATTAGTATACCGTATGGAATCACAGATATTGAAAGAAGGGCAGTAATGGAAGCTGCCCAGCAGTCAGGAGCAAAAAAGACCCTGCTTATTGAAGAGCCCCTTGCTGCAGCAATTGGTGCAGGTCTTTCAGTGGAAGAGCCATCAGGGCATATGATAGTAAATATTGGTGCAGGGACTAGTGAAATAGCTGTTATTTCTCTTGGTGGGATTGTTACAGCAGCTTCTCTCAAGGCAGCTGGTGATGCCCTTGACATGGCAATTTATAACCATTTAAAGAAAACCTACAGGGTTGAAATTGGTTTGATAACAGCAGAAAACTTTAAAATTCAGTTTGGTGATGCCTATAATGCATCAGAAGAAACTGCACATATACGCGGCATAGACTTGAAAACCGGCCTGCCTATTGCAAAGGAGGTATCTTTAAGAGAAATTAATAGCGTCATCCAGGATACTTTAAGGGATTTAATACTGGCAATTCGCAAGGTTTTTGAAAATACACCTCCCCAGCTGGCTTCAGATATAATTGAAAAGGGGATTGTCCTCACAGGGGGTGGGGCTAATTTAAAAAACCTTGACAAATATATATCATCCAAGGTTAAGCTAGCGGTAGTAATCCCGCCAGAGCCAGAGGATTGTGTTGCCCTTGGAACAGGCAAAATCACCAAAAACACTAAGATATTGACAAGAATATCTCTTATGGGATATCAGAATTTTCCTTAA
- a CDS encoding cyclic lactone autoinducer peptide codes for MFSIVIPFSSKARIVSTLTQTGVGTNSIWFLYKPEVPKSLRK; via the coding sequence ATTTTTTCTATCGTTATCCCTTTCTCAAGCAAAGCAAGAATTGTCTCAACTTTAACTCAAACAGGAGTTGGCACCAACAGCATATGGTTTTTATATAAGCCAGAGGTTCCTAAAAGTTTGAGAAAATAG
- a CDS encoding cyclic lactone autoinducer peptide, whose product MNIIARLSSIAGAFLLFVAQTGVGTNSMWFLYEPEVPKSLRK is encoded by the coding sequence ATGAATATTATTGCTAGATTATCTTCTATAGCTGGTGCATTTCTGCTATTTGTAGCTCAAACAGGAGTTGGCACCAACAGCATGTGGTTTTTATATGAGCCAGAGGTTCCTAAAAGTTTGAGAAAATAG